A genomic segment from Octopus sinensis linkage group LG4, ASM634580v1, whole genome shotgun sequence encodes:
- the LOC118762983 gene encoding uncharacterized protein LOC118762983: MPRKQFQAIFLFGGFLVSLLCITSWMGTSIENKLTLNKKHYDSGHHFEDFRRSLLMSNPSSTKNDFPTIQQCHFYNISNRNVCYVQIRCYQNDSWNFCLNISCHNCNHHYLEKKAAAFQYKILKEPKLRQDKLCQLLEDYYVSKKYNSSGQSIIRCMVCNQLDRKLKSTKQFNSISSKTNCKPVEKENRTTSNIHLIYFRFFSRQEFKSKFHQTHTQLMKINNENIAHVYNFAKHQSTRVQYSAGLYQLLCGETFDLNINEESLCSQSLAKTATKYGYQTFLFDHTCEESTSEKINFLFTKFYQGFDYNTKGSSPTFYNDLPPNLQEKTCHKSNSDKKVEISGSGIFDYHQIVNKESNGKYILLSILRTSDVANSQLRVIDSQLAKVIEDLSKQKDSVIILTGDIGHGWSVSGWNNSKITQLSNPPLYLVLSKQFQKKLGKIRAKNVLRNTHNLVTLKDIHFTLRDIMAINDPKSYLKDNKSSKDSIINETTFGLFQFLKKGRSCGFLDVMQPHICLTENQAVTFDNDSIQVGLAEFVLGEMNEKIQEEIETEENETDLFLLSPFGNCQRLKGLSFGNINKWRDNGKVMTQMDIHVIGKDTKEPNVLTVLLSTNDDSKNPNIQVLSYHRKIPSNDGLQICFRSKLDYDLCRCVETVNQSLSAWRSAYLRMVFSKSFGVPLKVANIHNQCLLLIMRDYTNSIVFEAVNICEGREYILGFYIDTYNMISLVPLPIKKTVKPLQVRFLTSIIQSSYLRPGRFTKYQTYFSVKMR, encoded by the coding sequence ATGCCTCGTAAACAATTTCAAGCAATTTTCCTCTTCGGAGGGTTTTTAGTATCTTTGTTGTGTATAACCTCTTGGATGGGTACAAGTATAGAGAACAAACTAACTCTGAATAAAAAACATTATGATTCTGGTCATCATTTTGAAGATTTCAGGAGAAGTTTATTAATGAGTAATCCATCAAGTACTAAAAATGATTTCCCTACTATTCAACAATGTCatttttacaacatttctaatCGAAATGTTTGTTATGTTCAGATAAGATGTTACCAGAATGACAGTTGGAATTTCTGCCTAAATATATCTTGCCATAATTGCAATCACCATTATTTAGAAAAGAAAGCCGCAGCATTTCAGTATAAGATCTTAAAAGAACCTAAACTGAGGCAAGACAAGCTATGTCAACTTCTTGAAGATTATTATGTTTCCAAAAAATATAATTCCTCAGGACAAAGTATTATCCGCTGTATGGTATGCAATCAACTGGACAGAAAACTAAAATCAACCAAACAATTTAATTCTATTAGCTCCAAGACTAATTGTAAAcctgtagaaaaagaaaacagaactacATCAAATATACATCTGATATATTTTCGATTTTTCTCCCGTCAAGAATTTAAGAGTAAATTTCACCAAACTCATACCcagttaatgaaaataaataatgaaaatattgctCATGTCTATAATTTTGCTAAGCATCAAAGTACAAGAGTTCAATATTCTGCAGGATTATATCAACTGCTCTGTGGTGAAACCTTTGATTTGAATATTAATGAAGAGTCCCTATGCTCACAGTCATTGGCTAAAACAGCTACTAAGTATGGTTATCAAACTTTCCTTTTTGACCATACATGTGAAGAATCAACTTCTGAGAAAATCAATTTTTTATTTACAAAGTTTTATCAGGGTTTTGATTACAACACTAAAGGATCTTCACCTACGTTCTACAATGACCTGCCACCCAACCTACAAGAGAAAACTTGCCACAAAAGCAATTCTGATAAAAAAGTAGAAATCTCTGGAAGTGGTATTTTTGATTATCACCAAATTGTTAACAAAGAAAGCAAtggcaaatatattctgttatcCATACTAAGAACATCTGATGTAGCTAACTCTCAATTAAGAGTTATTGACTCTCAGTTAGCCAAAGTCATAGAAGATTTAAGTAAGCAAAAAGATTCTGTTATTATATTAACTGGTGACATTGGCCATGGATGGAGTGTATCTGGCTGGAATAATTCAAAAATTACCCAGCTTTCAAATCCACCGCTGTACTTAGTGCTCTCAAAACAGTTTCAAAAGAAGTTGGGGAAAATTAGAGCAAAGAATGTTTTGAGAAATACACACAATCTGGTTACACTGAAAGATATTCATTTTACTTTGCGTGACATAATGGCAATCAACGATCCTAAATCATATTTAAAGGATAATAAAAGTTCAAAAGATTCTATCATAAATGAAACCACTTTTGGTCTTTTCCAGTTTCTTAAGAAAGGAAGAAGCTGTGGATTTCTAGATGTCATGCAGCCACATATTTGTCTCACAGAGAATCAAGCAGTTACATTTGATAATGATAGTATCCAAGTTGGATTAGCAGAATTTGTATTAGGTGAAATGAATGAAAAGATTCAAGAAGAAatagaaactgaagaaaatgaaacagatttatttcttctttcaccCTTTGGCAATTGCCAAAGACTGAAGGGTCTTTCGTTTGGCAATATCAATAAATGGCGAGACAATGGAAAAGTAATGACTCAGATGGATATTCATGTAATTGGTAAAGACACAAAAGAACCCAATGTTTTAACTGTCTTATTATCAACTAATGATGACAGTAAGAATCCAAATATTCAAGTATTATCTtaccatcgaaaaataccttcaaATGATGGCTTACAAATTTGTTTTCGAAGTAAGCTTGATTATGATTTATGTCGATGTGTAGAAACTGTCAACCAAAGTTTATCAGCATGGAGGTCTGCATACTTAAGGATGGTGTTCAGCAAATCTTTTGGTGTTCCCTTGAAAGTGGCAAATATCCATAACCAATGCCTGTTACTTATAATGAGGGATTATACAAACAGTATTGTTTTTGAAGCAGTCAATATTTGTGAAGGAAGAGAATACATCTTGGGATTTTATATTGATACTTACAATATGATATCATTAGTGCCACTTCCAATTAAGAAAACTGTCAAACCACTCCAAGTTAGATTTCTTACTTCTATCATACAATCTTCCTACTTAAGACCAGGACGATTCACAAAATACCAAACTTATTTTAGCGTCAAAATGAGATAA